Part of the Pelodiscus sinensis isolate JC-2024 unplaced genomic scaffold, ASM4963464v1 ctg35, whole genome shotgun sequence genome is shown below.
GTATGTGACCCCAGCTCCCTACGGTAACAAGGTCTGACAATTTCAAACCCTCTGAAAACACTCCCAGTGTCTATTACTGTGACTCTGTCTCTGATCTCATAAACCTGCCGGGCCCTGCAGTCGTGAGTAGTGTGTGGtcgtgctgggccagctcccctccctctagtcctgaaactaacaaaaacagaaacaaaactaaaaaccTAAACATCTTCGCTGGCAGGACATTACAGAAATGGGTTGAACCAAAAATgatctatttttaaattattagcaAATCTCACATTTGATTTTTTGCTTAGTCACATGAAATATTTCTGCGTCTGCAGGAAAGGCTCCAGGCCCATCTGAAGACTCTGAGAATCAAGAGACAAAAGCTGctgggactgaaagtgaacagGGAGAAGACCAGCCAGAAATACCTGGTAGGTACTTAGTATTATGACCCTGCCTTTCTAGCGAGCCAGAGGGAGCTGATCCCGAATCAGACCTAAGGAGCAGCCAGGACAATCTAGTGACCAGATTATTGTTTCCCTTGATCAGCCGGGGAATGAGCACCCAGAAATTACAATTCATTGTTTTAGCAGGATCCCTCCTTAGAGTTGGGCCCTAAACCAGCCACTTCCACccgctggctacgtctagactggcatgattttccggaagtgcttttaacagaaaagttttctggaaattcttttaacagaaaagttttctgttaaaagcatttttggaaaagatcacctagattggcacggatgcttttccacaaaatcactttttgcggaaaagcgtccgtgactaATCTAcacgtgcttttgctcaaaaaagccccgatcgccattttcacgatcggggcttttttgcgcaaaacaaatctcagctgtctacactggcccttttgcgcaaaagggacttttgcccgaataggagcagcatagtatttccgcaaaaagcactgataggaagtcagtgcttctgcaaaaagtaggaagtcagtgcttttgcggaaattcaagcagccagtgtagacagctggcaagtttttccggaaaagcggctgattttctggaaaaactggccagtctagacacagcctctgtgaatTTGTGGACTTCTTTAGAAGTGTCAAAGGGAGGTTCTGTGACCCCTTTGAAAATTGATTGTCTGTGTGAACAGCTGAATTCTATCCAGTGCTTTTTAGTCCAAGCCTTTTACTGACATGGTCCATGGCCCCAAAGGCACACAGACCACAGGTCGGAAACCACTGTCACACCCACTGTAAACTGAGGCCTCTGGGGATAGTCAACTTagcctgtgtgacggcgcgttgggggtccccgtctcctgcaccccgaaatggcacaaacagactgcaccagccgggggaatagaggaagtttattgcctctccaggatacagcacagcacagatggaatctggtcacagagctgggctaggatgcctcaggcccccttgagatgggggagactgggcccctaaactccagcccctttccctaggctctcctccatgctctcagacagaactaactaaattcccttccagccctgccccccagccagggcagcattccaccttcctttgttcctctccatggggggtgtctggccactggtttgcatagtgactcatcctgttttgctgggtcctggtacccacggcagccagtgggggttaccccagagccagcagcatagaaaccagccaggtacccccactacgtcacagggggggCTACGCTGGTGAGTCGGGGCAGCGCGGGGAGGGACgtgaggtgcagggggaagggacgtggggggccggtgactctgacccccccccctccagtgatgCTCAAGCCGGGCTGTCTGTGCCGgcggcctgctggtggggagggcggAGCGGAGCAGCGTGGGGAGCAGCAACCCCAGTTCCAGTTCATCTTCCCGCTGCTGGACGAAGCCACCCTGAAGGCTGTCGCCTCGGTCCTGAAGTCCCTGGACAACGAGCACACCCTGGAGGAGCTGTGAGAGTGGGTCGGCCAGAGCGGGGGTGAGAGCAGGCCCGGcggagggggggttggggtgcaggtggaacAGGGAAATGGCCTTTGAAGCCCCGCctggtccttctcctctggcctGGGACGTGTCCCCTGGACTCTCgtgcctggatccaggcccatctGGTCTGAGGGAGATGCCCCAGTGTCCCCTCTGCCTCACGGGGCCCTTTCtggaaatctcccctcccccagggctgtaaggccccaatccagcccctgcccacaccaggGCCCTGGCCTTGGTGCCGCtcggtcccttccaattctagccgggtgggggccgtggggcaggtgcgtcctcacccctgcactgccggactctccccccagcagtgccctgggccagctctggtgcGTGGACCCCTGGGGGGGAGTGGTCCCCCGCCCTGCTGAACCCACccgtgcctggccccttcccctctccagcggGGCCGGCTGCTCCCCACGCTTGATCAgaggacacccagcccccccttcccccggcaagtcgggggcagccgcattccctggacacggcagagacCCCCTGGAGAAAGTCTGCAGGGCAGACGGAGTCTTGGAGACCCGCATCCCCCCCGCAGGGCCCCAGAGCCGCCTCCCAGGAGGGACCAGCCCAAATAGTTccccgaaatggcgcaaacagccctggggtttgggaagccaaaggctggggtcagggcacggctgtctgccaggtgggagcgggactcctggggtctcccccggctctgggaggggagtgggggccagtggttagagcagggggctgggagccaggattcctggggtctttccctgcctctgggtgtggggggcagtgaccacacgggggtggcaggtctccagactgggcacagacaggaccatggggcccctgcccacacactaaATGCGCCGGGcggtgggtgagtggggggagccccagcagggtgtTAATTGCTTGGGCATTAGtggctgggaccagctcctgtgcctggcgagggcactgctggggggaggggcgtggggagccagtggctgggagtggggaggtccagccctgccctccaactttctcccccaatcagTGTTCAATggctgcttgggggcggggcccggtggAAGCAGGGGGCGGGTCCGTGTGCGCCAAACAGCTGGTCTTGGGATTCCAGGCTCTGCCGGGTTCCCTTCGGGGTCTGTGCTGAGACCAGGTCTGTAGCCCAGGCGGTGCAGGGGGTGATGTCGGGGgcagagtgggaagggggggaaggacgcGGGGGCTTGGTGTTggtggctctgacccccccgtctCCCTTCAGCCAAACGCAAGGCCGAGGCAGAGCTCCTGTGCAGGCAGCATAGAGCCGGGGAGATCAGCTGGTCACCTGAAGACATGGAGCTCTTCCTGGGTGCACTGGAGAGCGCAGGTGAGAGCAGAGCCACGGGATGTAGCTGGACCAGGGACATGGCCCTTTCCGGCTGaactgcaccctctgcccccccctccaccagacggagcagagcgcTTGGAGGCGGGGTGATGGCGGCTCAGGCAAAATggcgcctgctgcagctgcctgacacctcccctccctcccggcccctccGCGCTTGCTGGTGCAGTCCCAGCAGGGGATGCACAggacctggggtctgtcagcagccCCCACACCTGAGCTGCCGCACGGGGCAAAGTGTCCCAGGCCCAGAGTTGCCCCCAAGGGGGACCAGACCAAATAGTTCCCAGGAATGGTGCAAACAGCCGTGGGGATTGGGAAGCAACACACTGGGCTCAGGGCATGGCTGCCTGCCGGGTTGGGAGCGGGACTCCtgcggactagtggttagagcaggggggctgggaaccaggattcatggggtctttccctgccactgggtgaggggagcagtgaccacagggtgggggacaggtttccggcccgggatcagcagggcacagacaggaCCACAGGGCCCGTCCCGCTGAGTGACACTGAGTGGGGGGTTGGTCAGTAAcaccctgcaggctgctccctcggcTGCTCCGAGTCTGTCACTGAAAGGGGCTGAAGGTGGTGGGGGGGCccggtccagccctgccctcaaactttctcccccaatcagcATTCATGGGCTTCCCGGCTGCCAGCTGTgagcgtctggtgctggcagccacatggccctggTGGTACAAGGGGCTTCTTgcctacaagggcgccctgctgaCCCAGTTTCTCAGATCCAGGTTTTCATCTCGTGAAATCCCCAGGGTCTGTTCTGCAGAACTTATCCCATCGGTCCCcggcctgtagcaatgcttgggaatcTTACTCCCCATGggctggactctgcacttgtttcacctcatcagatttcttgtggcccaatcctctaatctgtccaggtcactctggactctgtccctgccctccagcatatctacctctccccagatTAGtgtcactccgctagaaaccgactcccaacctgacatcgagccgttgatcactacccgctggacccGACAGTGtaggcagctttctatccattttaccgtccatttacccaaaccacattcccttaacttcctggcaagTATATTTCGGGAGACCGTATAAAAAACCTTGCTAAtgtcaaggtgtatcacatccgctgactttcccacgtccacagagccaggtacctcatcatagaagctaatcagattgatcaggcaggacttgcccttggtgaatccatgctgactattcctaatcactttcccctcttccaagtgcctcaaaatggattccttgaggatcccttgcatgagttttcctgggactgaggtgaggctgaccggtctgtagttccctgcattgtccttcttcccttttttaaagatccagtcatccaggatttctcccaatctccaccacTTTTCACAGATAACGGCCAAGGGCTCCGccatgacattttccaactccttcagtaccctcggatgcattaaatctgggcccacggatttctgtatgtttagcttttctaaatagtttctaacttgttctttccccaccaagggccatccacctccttcccatactgcttaGCCTAGTGCAttcatctgggagctgaccttgtctgagaagacagaggcaaaggaagccttgagtacttctgctttcctcacatcatctgtcactaggtttcctccctcatccaggaagggcccatcccctctctgatccccctcttcttgctgacatgcctgtcgaaacctttcttgttccccttcacatcccttgctagctgcacttccaattgtgcttttgccttcctgatacccccctgcattctcgacATAGGGATCTGCAAACTCTTCCGGCAGAAGCCCAAAGTGGACAGTGACCCAAAGACAGGGGTTaagctcctcagccagagtgcaGGTGAGTGCGGGGCCTTCGAGCGGGGGGTCTGAATGGGGCACCGGCTGTGCAGGGGGGCTACATGCAGGGCTAGCAGAGGCTCAAAGGGACCcccagtgggtggggtgggggggtgtggtgGTGTGAATGTGGAACCGGACCGAGGGCGCGGTGCCCATGGGGGAggttgtgaggggctcagagaggctgggagaggggatgtgAGGTGCCTGGTCTTAGCCCTCCAAGAGAGCAAGTTTTCTCAAACTTTGGCACCGTGTACATGGGCTACGTTTGGGAAACACGCGTCCCTTCCCACCGAGCTCTGCAGTCGGTTCAGGGCCTGAGCCCGCAGCAACGTCCCCAGCACTGGCCCAGGACTCCCTGGGGAGAAGTTGTAGACTCAGGGGAGACACCCCGGCATTTCCTCTCCCTCACAGGGCCCTTCTTGGCCGGAGGCGTTTGCACATCCGCGTGGTTTAGCCAGGCTAGGGCCGAGTTCACGTGCCAGGGGCTGAATTCCTGCTCCTGGCCCAATTCCTGCTCACttgggttcaggcctcaggcctcaccccagtcccctgcttcaggctctttctcctctccctgctgtgcccagtcgTAGGGGTCAGAGCGGGGAGCCAGGCCGAGCCCCATGGACAGGACTCCCCAAGGCAGAATGGCTGGACAGGCTTTGCTGTCTGTTCCATGgcccctgggacctgcccccggcttcccgcaCTCTGGGGATGGTGCTGACCACGTCTCCGTTTGCACCTGGCCCCTGAAATGTTGCGGGGTGGGACTCCCTAAACTCCCTTACAGCTCCTCTCACTCCACGTATTccctcctcatctcccctccctatGAGCTCTTGGTCTGGGGCTGCTcaggcgccccactccccagccggtcagctgagctccctgccattGTGGGTGCTCTGAGCCTCTGGGAGGAGCTCACTAAACAGCTGTGCAGCCACGCAGCTTCCAGGGCACTTAGCTGTCACCTCCCTTGGGATGGGCCGTGGGCATGGAATGAAGCTAGGTCCTGTCCCGGGAGTCTCCACGCTCACTGCTCTGCCTTGTCTCCCTCCACAGGGAAGTAGCGATATCACCGCAGACAAGCCGCGGGTGAGTGCTGAGTCGTTCCCCTGTCCCTGTGCTGCTCACTGTGCCCCCTGGGGCTCAgcagtctgccccccaccccttctgtcaggtgcatctggccagctgtggctctggaggtgtctagcctggctcctggcctAGTGGCTGGGGGTTGGTGGGACATGCCCGACACTgacgggggtgtggaggggggaagcaggagtttCAGCCCCACTGATTAACTGGGGTTTGAGCTCCTGAGTTCCCAAGGTGCTTCTGAAAGCCCCATCCCCGTGTGCCCAGTCTTGGGGCAGTGCAGTGTCTTTGCCCAGGTAGAAGGTATCTGCCCCATGTGTAACTCTGCCGACTCCCGCCAGCTCCCAGCGTCGCCCCACACCTCAGGGCTAAGTGCATCCACTCACCTAGGACAGCCTTACACCCACCCTGAAGCAGGGGGATGCTGGCACGAGGGACTGGGGGGTCATTGCCAGAGACTCTAACGCCAACTTGCCCTTCGCCCACCAGGCAGTAACCAGGGTAGTGAGGGGGGAACGGAGGGGGGGAGACACAGGAAGAGCCCGGGTCCCTTTCCAgagtcccccaggccctgcccctctgacctGCCGGCTGGGGAGCCAACCCCTGGTCGCCCACAAAGACGGGTCCCAagcagggtggctgctgcacgGGGGTGGGTGACCGGCTTGCGGGGTCCGTTCCCTTCCACGTGGGCCCcggtcagagccccccctcccctgagcacccgTGAGCCGTACAGTGTGACCGGCCCTGCCCGcctgaccctgcctctccctgcccagttcctaatGTCTGACGGAGCCGTGGGCCCTGCAGCCGCGGAGGGTCCCGACTGAATCTCCTGCCGGGCTCTGGACTCTCCCCTCGCTCCAGCCTGCTCAGCGCCAAAGCTCCGCGCTCGCCTTTGTaacccagccctggcccggggcgggtccctccatggggacatcactgggGGACTTTTCTAGCTGGTCGctctgcttgcaacaggagtgttgtggtgaTGACTGTGGTGCACTGGGCAGCCGTACCCTTGGGACATCCACTGGTGgcggtgtgggctgggggtgacccctactggccggtgtcggtagcacggcccagcaggacggctgcctACGGTCACCTTCCTAGGCCaagacccaacctgtccgaccggtggagggcagggaggggacaaaggagggaggttttggggggaaggggcagttgctggcttggaaacatgaagggaacaaccgAAGCTGAGGGCGAGGGTCCAGGGACGAttgaccccccaccccaaggggtctgaggctgcctggccctgactcctgtagccacatcacgtctgtgctgggctgtaccctggagaagcaataagcccccctgttctactggctggcggagcctgttcCCACTGCTACGGGGGGCAGAATCGGGAACCCCCACACGCCGTCACCATAATAAACGTTCTTTCTCGTTTCTTTGTATTAACCTGGCATCGGTTaattgttgtgtcctggttttttccttaggggggagatttcccaagtgctcTCCCCCTGGTTTTTTTCtcatcacttgggtggtggcagcggattttgtcccccaaatctaggttaagtttttgaggggaagtttttaccacagcctggagagatcaggttctgggtacttttgcaggccccacttccgcatttatcatgccagagtggggaaggagcctatgacatccgcaccccccagccc
Proteins encoded:
- the LOC142824441 gene encoding E3 ubiquitin-protein ligase TRIM17-like — its product is MGSDLNGRRRTFPQGNLRPNRQLRSIVDAARALRLLAGREPAPERLCEKHQEPLKLFCREDEIPICVVCDRSKGHRAHTGIPAEEAAEEFQERLQAHLKTLRIKRQKLLGLKVNREKTSQKYLPNARPRQSSCAGSIEPGRSAGHLKTWSSSWVHWRAQGSANSSGRSPKWTVTQRQGLSSSARVQGSSDITADKPRFLMSDGAVGPAAAEGPD